The Daucus carota subsp. sativus chromosome 9, DH1 v3.0, whole genome shotgun sequence genome window below encodes:
- the LOC108202219 gene encoding protein SEMI-ROLLED LEAF 2, with translation MGVISRTIIPSCGELCFCCPALRPRSRQPIRRYKKLLSDIFPKSPAEEPNERRIGKLCEYAAKNPLRIPKITTSLEQRFYRELRNQNFRNVKVVILVYRKLIISCKQQMPLFAGSLLSIIHILLDQTSNEEMRIIGCEALFDFVNNQRDSTYMFNFEGLIPKICLLAQEMGDNEKVQQMRCAGIQALSSMIWFMGEFSHMSAEFDNVVSVVLENCEEKSDNLAQNNQDTQNNKKQSTAIMSKSTSWKNVVNEQGDINVTAEDASSPTFWARVCLHNMAKLAKEATTVRRVLESLFRYFDDNNLWDPERGLARSVLVDMQYIMEKSGQNTHFLLSTLIKHLDHKNVLKSPEMQVEIVVVATSLAQTTKSQSTVTIVGAFSDMMRHLRKSIHCSINDSNLGEEVIKWNRRFQEAVHECLVQMSHKVGDAGPILEVMAVMLESISNVTIMARNTMAAVYRTAQIVASLPNVSDEKKGKAFPEALFHQLLLAMVSPDYETRVGAHRVFSVVLVPSSVCPRPSSTSIHSRKTRDIQRTLSRTASVFSSSAALFKKLGKEQEKKNDNSNDEITRNDNPSILNRLTSSYSRAYSMKRQSSPEENNNSTSEQHLEGISLKLSSRQISLLLSSILFQAISPSNMVENYEAIAHTFSLVTLFSRTKNSSQDTLIRGFQLALSLQSISLGDRVPLQPSRRRSLFNLATSMIIFLAKAYNIIPLIPAAKSALTSETVDPFLKLVDDSKLQAVKNEFGKSGKVYASKEDDEDALKSLSSIKRGVDQSRESFASIVIKNLGTSSDSEALTVKEQLLKDFLPDDTCPLGAQIFADSPGLIYQNDSNANKSIAQAEQPLFTIDDEFLPDSTGSQSSSGVRASPELPSLLSVNQLLDSVPETTNQVVRMSVSAPQDMPYKDIANHCENLQIGKHKKMSGLSSGHQNNEGFLIDFSEDHKQETTIVTYPQTHHNTSRAGNPFVDSSSNEISQLQNASSLVPFAAVYQHYPNSFRLPASSPYDNFLKAAGS, from the exons atggGTGTGATTTCCAGGACAATTATTCCTTCGTGTGGAGAACTCTGTTTTTGTTGCCCTGCTCTGCGCCCAAGGTCACGCCAACCCATTAGGCGCTATAAGAAGTTGCTCAGCGATATCTTTCCCAAGTCTCCG GCTGAAGAACCCAATGAGAGGAGAATCGGTAAATTATGTGAATATGCTGCCAAAAATCCTCTACGTATCCCAAAG ATCACGACTTCACTTGAGCAAAGGTTTTATCGAGAATTGAGAAATCAGAACTTTCGCAATGTAAAAGTTGTCATTTTAGTCTATCGGAAGTTGATAATATCTTGTAAGCAGCAAAT GCCATTATTTGCAGGCAGCTTGCTTAGCATCATTCACATTTTGCTAGATCAAACTAGTAATGAAGAAATGCGGATAATTGGATGTGAAGCCCTTTTTGACTTTGTAAATAATCAG CGGGATAGTACTTATATGTTCAACTTTGAAGGCTTGATTCCAAAAATTTGTCTTCTAGCTCAAGAGATGGGTGACAATGAAAAGGTCCAGCAGATGCGATGTGCAGGGATTCAAGCACTCTCTTCAATG ATATGGTTCATGGGTGAATTCTCTCATATGTCAGCCGAGTTTGATAAT GTTGTTTCTGTTGTCCTCGAAAACTGTGAGGAGAAGTCAGATAATCTTGCTCAAAATAATCAAGATACTcagaataataaaaaacaatctACAGCTATCATGTCAAAGAGTACTTCTTGGAAGAACGTTGTAAACGAGCAGGGTGATATTAATGTGACAGC CGAAGATGCTAGTAGTCCAACATTTTGGGCTAGAGTATGTTTGCATAACATGGCAAAGTTAGCTAAGGAGGCTACAACCGTACGACGTGTTTTAGAATCTTTGTTCCgctattttgatgataacaacCTCTGGGATCCTGAACGTGGACTTGCCCGTTCAGTATTAGTAGACATGCAATACATAATGGAAAAATCAG GTCAAAACACACACTTCTTGTTATCCACCTTAATTAAGCACCTTGATCACAAGAATGTACTAAAAAGCCCCGAGATGCAAGTAGAAATTGTGGTTGTTGCTACATCGCTCGCCCAGACAACAAAAAGTCAATCAACTGTGACTATAGTTGGTGCatttagtgatatgatgagacACCTTCGGAAAAGCATACATTGCTCAATTAATGACTCAAACTTGGGTGAAGAAGTCATAAAATGGAATAGGAGATTCCAAGAAGCCGTTCATGAGTGTCTTGTACAAATGTCGCATAAG GTTGGAGATGCTGGACCTATTCTAGAAGTTATGGCTGTGATGTTGGAAAGCATCTCAAATGTTACAATTATGGCTAGAAACACTATGGCTGCTGTTTATCGTACTGCTCAAATTGTTGCTTCCTTGCCAAACGTTTCAGATGAGAAGAAAGGAAAG GCTTTCCCAGAGGCCTTGTTCCATCAGTTGCTTTTAGCAATGGTTTCTCCTGACTATGAAACTAGGGTTGGTGCACATCGTGTATTTTCTGTTGTACTTGTCCCCTCGTCTGTCTGTCCTCGTCCATCCTCCACTAGTATACACTCAAGAAAGACACGGGATATTCAGAGGACATTATCAAGAACTGCCTCCGTTTTTTCTTCTTCAGCTGCACTATTCAAGAAGCTGGGGAAGGAACAGGAGAAAAAGAATGATAATTCAAATGACGAGATTACAAGGAACGACAATCCATCCATATTGAACCGGCTGACATCATCGTATAGTCGAGCTTATAGTATGAAAAGACAGTCATCACCAGAAGAGAATAACAATAGTACATCGGAACAACATTTA GAGGGCATATCTCTCAAGTTAAGTTCGAGGCAGATTAGCCTTCTTCTCTCTTCAATTTTATTTCAAGCTATATCTCCTTCAAATATGGTTGAAAACTATGAAGCGATCGCCCATACCTTTAGTTTGGTGACGCTATTTTCCAGAACCAAG AATTCAAGCCAGGATACTCTTATCCGTGGTTTTCAGCTCGCACTTTCCTTGCAAAGCATTTCTCTTGGGGATCGAG TGCCACTACAGCCATCACGACGAAGATCACTATTCAACTTGGCCACCTCTATGATAATATTTTTGGCAAAAGCCTACAATATCATCCCTCTCATTCCTGCTGCTAAATCTGCTCTAACAAGTGAAACT GTTGATCCCTTTCTTAAATTGGTAGATGACTCTAAGTTACAAGCTGTAAAGAATGAGTTTGGTAAATCTGGAAAAGTTTATGCGTCaaaagaagatgatgaagatgcCTTGAAGTCACTTTCATCTATAAAAAGAGGTGTGGACCAGTCTAGAGAATCCTTCGCGTCAATTGTAATAAAGAATTTGGGAACTTCATCAGAT TCAGAGGCTTTAACTGTAAAAGAGCAGTTACTTAAAGATTTTCTTCCAGATGATACTTGCCCATTAGGAGCCCAAATATTTGCAGATTCCCCTGGGCTGATCTACCAGAACGACTCAAACGCCAATAAATCTATTGCTCAG gcTGAGCAACCACTATTCACTATAGATGACGAATTCCTTCCCGATTCTACTGGAAGTCAATCTAGTTCTGGTGTGAGGGCAAGTCCTGAGCTTCCAAGTCTTTTGAGTGTAAATCAACTCCTAGATTCG GTTCCAGAGACAACGAATCAAGTTGTACGGATGTCAGTTTCGGCGCCACAAGATATGCCTTACAAGGACATAGCTAACCACTGCGAGAACCTTCAGATAGGAAAGCACAAAAAAATGTCAGGTTTATCAAGTGGTCATCAAAATAATGAAGGATTCTTAATCGACTTCTCAGAAgatcacaaacaagaaacaacTATTGTAACATATCCTCAAACACATCATAATACCTCTCGG GCTGGCAATCCATTTGTTGATTCAAGTTCTAATGAGATTTCTCAGCTTCAAAATGCTTCCTCTCTAGTGCCATTTGCAGCCGTGTATCAACATTATCCCAACTCATTCAGATTACCTGCTTCAAGCCCATATGATAACTTTCTCAAGGCTGCTGGTAGTTAG